One segment of Agrococcus sp. ProA11 DNA contains the following:
- a CDS encoding autoinducer 2 ABC transporter substrate-binding protein, with amino-acid sequence MKISRRITGALALTAAAAVVLAGCTSRNDPGTTPAPGATEGGDEQISIAFVPKLQGIPYFEAMNTGGQQAAEDLGFEWLYQGPTTADAAAQADIVRSFIQQGVDVLFVAPNDPNSMAPLLQEAQDAGIHVATTDTDAPDSVRELFVSQASVDGIGEALTDSLLEAMGGSGKYAIVSCGETAANLNAWIEVQEAYTASEYPDAEIVDIVYAGEDQAAATQMALDLMNSNPDLTGLVGECTSSAPGVAQAVEDAGRAGEVFTVGLGTPQAMLPYLESGSSSGSILWDVEGLGWLTGWAGMQLVNDGDLSDTSSISNPDLTDVSFDEASGVLLLGPPTVFTAENAGDYDY; translated from the coding sequence ATGAAGATCTCACGCAGGATCACAGGTGCACTCGCGCTCACGGCGGCCGCTGCCGTCGTGCTCGCCGGGTGCACCTCGCGAAACGACCCGGGCACCACGCCCGCACCCGGCGCGACGGAGGGTGGCGACGAGCAGATCTCGATCGCCTTCGTCCCCAAGCTGCAGGGCATCCCCTACTTCGAGGCGATGAACACCGGCGGCCAGCAGGCCGCGGAGGATCTCGGCTTCGAGTGGCTGTACCAGGGCCCGACGACCGCCGACGCAGCAGCGCAGGCCGACATCGTGCGCTCGTTCATCCAGCAGGGCGTCGATGTGCTGTTCGTGGCACCCAACGACCCGAACTCCATGGCACCGCTGCTGCAGGAGGCGCAGGACGCCGGCATCCACGTCGCCACCACCGACACGGATGCCCCCGACTCGGTGCGCGAGCTCTTCGTCAGCCAGGCCTCCGTGGACGGCATCGGCGAGGCGCTGACCGACTCGCTGCTGGAGGCCATGGGAGGCTCCGGCAAGTACGCGATCGTGTCGTGCGGTGAGACGGCGGCGAACCTCAACGCGTGGATCGAGGTGCAGGAGGCATACACGGCATCCGAGTACCCCGACGCCGAGATCGTCGATATCGTCTACGCCGGCGAGGACCAGGCTGCGGCAACGCAGATGGCGCTCGACCTCATGAACTCGAACCCCGACCTCACCGGTCTGGTGGGCGAGTGCACCTCGAGCGCCCCGGGCGTCGCCCAGGCCGTCGAGGACGCCGGCCGCGCGGGCGAGGTCTTCACGGTGGGCCTCGGCACGCCGCAGGCGATGCTGCCCTACCTGGAGTCGGGTTCGTCGAGCGGCTCGATCCTCTGGGATGTCGAGGGTCTCGGCTGGCTCACCGGCTGGGCTGGCATGCAGCTGGTCAACGACGGTGACCTGAGCGACACGTCGAGCATCTCGAACCCGGATCTCACGGATGTCTCGTTCGACGAGGCGAGCGGCGTGCTGCTGCTCGGCCCGCCGACGGTCTTCACCGCGGAGAACGCCGGAGACTACGACTACTGA